From Mycobacterium lacus, one genomic window encodes:
- a CDS encoding acyltransferase family protein, protein MVVTDSQQVGGTRGFLPAVEGMRACAATGVVVTHVAFQTGHSTGVAGRLFGRFDLAVAVFFALSGFLLWRGHAAAARDLGSRPRTGRYLRSRVVRIMPAYVVAVVVILSLLPDADHAGLTVWLANLTLTQIYVPLTLTGGLTQMWSLAVEVGFYLALPILALLARRIPVGARVPAIAALGALSWAWGWVPLGHAGSGINPLNWPPAFFSWFAAGMLLAEWVHSPIGLAHRLARRRVLIAVAAVLAYLVAASPLAGPEGLIPGTATQFAVKTAMGSLVAFALVAPLVLDRPDTAHRFLGGTAMVTLGRWSYGLFIWHLAALAMVFPVIGTFPFSGRMPTVLVLTLVFGFAIAAVSYALVESPCREALRGWEKRVKPAELRRADREADAIAP, encoded by the coding sequence GTGGTCGTGACCGACAGCCAGCAGGTGGGTGGGACCCGTGGCTTTCTGCCCGCCGTCGAGGGTATGCGTGCCTGCGCGGCTACCGGCGTGGTCGTCACGCATGTCGCTTTCCAGACCGGGCACTCCACCGGCGTCGCGGGCCGGCTGTTCGGCCGCTTCGACCTGGCCGTGGCGGTGTTCTTCGCGCTGTCGGGCTTCCTGTTGTGGCGCGGACACGCCGCGGCGGCACGAGATCTCGGGTCGCGCCCGCGCACCGGGCGCTACCTGCGGTCGCGGGTGGTCCGCATCATGCCGGCCTACGTGGTCGCGGTGGTGGTCATCCTGTCCCTGCTGCCCGACGCTGATCACGCCGGCCTGACCGTGTGGCTGGCGAACCTGACGCTCACCCAGATCTATGTGCCGCTGACCCTGACCGGCGGCCTCACCCAGATGTGGAGCCTGGCCGTCGAGGTCGGCTTCTATTTGGCATTGCCCATTCTGGCGTTGCTCGCCCGCCGTATCCCGGTGGGCGCCCGGGTGCCGGCGATCGCCGCGCTGGGGGCCCTCAGCTGGGCCTGGGGTTGGGTGCCTTTGGGGCATGCCGGGTCGGGGATCAACCCGCTGAACTGGCCGCCCGCATTTTTCTCCTGGTTCGCCGCGGGCATGTTGCTGGCCGAGTGGGTCCACAGCCCGATCGGGTTGGCCCACCGGCTGGCCCGGCGGCGTGTGTTGATTGCCGTGGCGGCCGTGTTGGCCTACCTGGTGGCGGCTTCCCCGCTGGCCGGACCGGAGGGGCTGATTCCGGGCACTGCCACGCAATTCGCGGTGAAGACCGCGATGGGTTCGCTGGTGGCGTTCGCGCTGGTGGCGCCGCTGGTGCTGGACCGGCCCGACACGGCGCACCGGTTCCTGGGCGGCACCGCCATGGTGACCCTAGGGCGCTGGTCGTATGGCCTGTTCATCTGGCACCTGGCCGCGCTGGCGATGGTGTTCCCGGTGATCGGCACCTTCCCGTTTAGCGGGCGGATGCCGACGGTGTTGGTGTTGACCCTGGTCTTCGGTTTCGCGATCGCCGCCGTCAGTTACGCGCTGGTCGAGTCGCCCTGCCGGGAAGCGTTGCGCGGCTGGGAGAAACGCGTGAAGCCGGCCGAGCTGCGACGCGCGGATCGGGAGGCGGACGCGATCGCGCCCTGA
- a CDS encoding DUF3068 domain-containing protein, whose translation MNRAVMLRMAACGILGLGAALLIAALLLSTYTSSRITKIPLDIDATLISDGSGSALDTASLSGDHIVINPNVPLVSQQQVSVESPANADVVTLQVGASVRRTDKQKDSGLLLAIVDTVTLNRKTAMAVSDDTHTGGSVQKPRGFNDESPPTAIPLRHEGLSYCFPFHTEKKTYPYFDPIAQKAFDVNYESEDDVNGLTTYRFTQTVGYNSDGKLVAPVRYPSLYPGDEDGKVTASAAMWGLQGGDPNEQITMTRYYAAQRTFWVDPVSGTIVKETEHANHYFARDPLKPEVTLVDYKVTSTEETVESQVNAARDERDRLALWSRVLPITFTATGLIALVGGGLLASFSLRTESALIDPGLDRDDTDFLRRAGLEPPVPGAEAETEKLPTQRPDRHEADSGPRQLGSAGSAPDHGPPEPTPPGPPGPPGRT comes from the coding sequence ATGAACCGGGCAGTCATGTTGCGAATGGCCGCATGCGGGATCCTCGGACTCGGTGCTGCCCTGCTCATCGCCGCGCTGCTGCTGTCGACCTATACCAGCAGCAGGATCACCAAGATCCCGCTCGACATCGACGCCACGCTGATCAGCGACGGCAGCGGAAGCGCACTGGACACGGCGTCACTGTCCGGGGACCATATCGTCATCAATCCGAACGTGCCGCTGGTGTCTCAGCAGCAGGTCAGCGTCGAGTCGCCGGCCAACGCCGATGTCGTCACGCTGCAGGTCGGAGCGTCGGTCCGGCGCACCGATAAACAGAAGGACAGCGGTCTGCTGCTCGCGATCGTCGACACCGTCACCCTCAACCGGAAGACGGCGATGGCCGTTTCCGATGACACGCACACTGGTGGTTCGGTACAGAAACCGCGTGGTTTCAACGACGAAAGCCCGCCGACCGCGATCCCGTTGCGACACGAGGGCCTGTCCTACTGCTTCCCGTTCCACACCGAGAAGAAGACATATCCCTATTTCGATCCGATCGCACAGAAGGCGTTTGACGTCAACTACGAAAGCGAGGACGACGTCAACGGTTTGACGACGTACCGCTTCACACAGACCGTCGGCTACAACTCCGACGGGAAGTTGGTGGCCCCCGTCAGGTACCCGTCGCTGTACCCCGGGGATGAGGACGGCAAAGTCACCGCGTCGGCGGCGATGTGGGGCCTGCAAGGTGGCGATCCGAACGAGCAGATCACCATGACCCGCTATTACGCCGCGCAGCGGACCTTCTGGGTGGACCCGGTGTCGGGCACCATCGTCAAGGAGACCGAGCACGCCAACCACTACTTCGCCCGCGACCCGCTGAAGCCGGAGGTGACGCTGGTCGACTACAAGGTCACCTCGACGGAAGAGACGGTCGAATCGCAGGTGAACGCGGCCCGCGACGAGCGCGACCGGCTGGCGCTGTGGTCACGGGTGCTGCCGATCACGTTCACGGCGACGGGCCTGATCGCATTGGTCGGCGGGGGATTGCTCGCCTCGTTCAGCCTGCGCACCGAGAGCGCGTTGATCGATCCCGGCCTGGACCGCGACGACACCGATTTCCTCCGCCGCGCCGGGCTCGAGCCGCCGGTGCCGGGCGCGGAAGCCGAGACCGAGAAGCTACCCACTCAACGCCCTGACCGGCACGAGGCCGATTCGGGTCCCCGTCAACTTGGTTCGGCCGGGTCCGCACCGGATCACGGGCCACCCGAGCCAACTCCACCGGGTCCCCCCGGCCCGCCCGGACGGACCTAA
- a CDS encoding glycosyltransferase family 4 protein: MSAVRSVLLLCWRDTGHPQGGGSEAYLQRIGARLAASGIEVTLRTARYPAAPRREVVDGVRINRAGGRYSVYVWALLAMAAARMGLGPLRRARPDVVVDTQNGLPFLARLLYGRRVVVLVHHCHREQWPVAGPLLGRLGWFVESRLSPWVNRRNQYVTVSLPSARDLVALGVDTGRIAVVRNGLDEAPAQSLSGPPAAAPRVVVLSRLVPHKQIEDALEAVALLRPQIPGLHLDVVGGGWWRQRLVDQVQRLGISDAVTFHGHVDDVTKHHVLQSSWVHVLPSRKEGWGLAVVEAAQHRVPTIGYRSSGGLCDSIIDGVTGMLVDNRAELVDRLERLLSDPVLRDQLGAKAQVRSAEFSWRQSADAMRTVLEAVRAGDFVSGVL, translated from the coding sequence ATGTCTGCCGTGCGCTCCGTCCTGCTGCTGTGTTGGCGCGACACCGGGCACCCGCAGGGCGGCGGCAGCGAGGCCTACTTGCAGCGCATCGGAGCACGGCTGGCCGCCTCGGGCATAGAAGTCACACTGCGCACCGCCCGGTATCCGGCTGCGCCACGACGTGAAGTGGTCGACGGGGTGCGGATCAACCGCGCCGGAGGCAGGTACTCGGTCTACGTGTGGGCGTTGCTGGCTATGGCCGCGGCGCGGATGGGTCTCGGGCCGCTACGGCGGGCACGGCCCGACGTGGTGGTCGACACCCAAAACGGGCTGCCGTTTCTGGCCCGGCTGCTATATGGCCGGCGGGTGGTGGTGCTGGTGCACCATTGCCACCGTGAGCAGTGGCCGGTGGCCGGGCCGCTGCTCGGCCGGCTCGGTTGGTTTGTCGAGTCGAGGTTGTCGCCATGGGTGAACAGGCGCAATCAGTATGTGACGGTGTCGCTGCCGTCGGCTCGCGATCTGGTCGCCCTGGGTGTGGACACCGGGCGGATCGCGGTCGTGCGCAACGGTCTCGACGAGGCGCCGGCGCAATCGTTGTCCGGCCCCCCGGCGGCCGCGCCCCGGGTCGTTGTGCTGTCGCGGCTGGTGCCGCACAAGCAGATCGAAGACGCGCTGGAAGCAGTCGCGCTGCTGCGACCACAGATCCCCGGTCTGCACCTCGACGTCGTCGGCGGCGGATGGTGGCGACAACGACTCGTCGACCAGGTACAGCGGCTGGGCATTTCCGACGCGGTGACCTTTCACGGTCATGTCGACGATGTGACCAAACACCATGTGCTGCAAAGCTCTTGGGTGCATGTGCTACCTTCGCGCAAGGAAGGCTGGGGTCTCGCGGTCGTCGAGGCGGCCCAGCACCGGGTGCCCACCATCGGCTATCGATCCTCCGGCGGTCTGTGCGATTCGATCATCGACGGGGTGACCGGAATGTTGGTGGACAACCGCGCTGAGCTGGTCGACCGGCTCGAACGACTGCTGTCCGACCCGGTGCTGCGCGATCAACTCGGCGCCAAGGCGCAGGTGCGCAGCGCCGAATTTTCCTGGCGACAAAGCGCCGATGCCATGCGCACCGTGCTGGAAGCGGTGCGGGCCGGCGACTTCGTCAGCGGCGTGCTCTAA
- a CDS encoding class I SAM-dependent methyltransferase, protein MGVTDIFARRATLRRSLRLLSEFRYENPDPARFYRTLATDTAAMIGDLWLAGHGERPAGRTLLDVGGGPGYFASAFDDLGVRYIGVEPDPNEMHSAATSFAYEPAAFVRASGMALPFADDSVDICLSSNVAEHVPRPWQLGGEMLRVTKPGGLAVLSYTVWLGPFGGHEMGMTHYLGGARAASRYARKHGHPAKNNYGSSLFAVSAAEGLDWAASTGAAIAAFPRYHPRWAWWLTSVPVLREFGVSNLVLVLQPQ, encoded by the coding sequence GTGGGCGTGACCGACATCTTCGCCCGGCGCGCGACACTGCGACGCTCGCTGCGGCTGTTGTCGGAGTTCCGATACGAGAACCCGGACCCGGCACGGTTCTACCGCACGCTGGCGACCGACACGGCGGCGATGATCGGCGACCTGTGGCTGGCCGGCCACGGCGAACGCCCGGCCGGCCGCACCCTGCTCGACGTCGGCGGCGGACCCGGATATTTTGCGTCGGCATTTGATGATCTCGGTGTCCGCTACATCGGTGTCGAGCCGGACCCGAATGAAATGCACTCGGCCGCAACTAGTTTCGCATATGAGCCGGCTGCGTTCGTCCGAGCGTCGGGCATGGCGCTGCCCTTCGCCGACGACTCCGTGGACATCTGCTTGTCGTCGAATGTCGCCGAGCACGTGCCGCGCCCCTGGCAGCTCGGCGGCGAGATGCTGCGGGTGACCAAGCCGGGCGGCCTGGCCGTGCTGTCCTACACCGTCTGGCTGGGCCCGTTTGGTGGCCACGAGATGGGCATGACCCACTACCTGGGCGGTGCCCGCGCCGCCTCCCGGTATGCCCGCAAACACGGTCATCCGGCAAAGAACAACTACGGGTCGTCGTTGTTTGCGGTGTCCGCCGCCGAGGGCCTGGACTGGGCCGCGAGCACCGGAGCCGCAATAGCGGCATTTCCCCGCTACCACCCGCGATGGGCGTGGTGGCTGACCTCGGTGCCGGTGCTGCGCGAGTTCGGAGTGAGCAATCTGGTGCTGGTCCTCCAGCCGCAATAA
- a CDS encoding aldehyde dehydrogenase — translation MSEATREYDRLFIGGKWTEPSTSEVIEVRCPATGEYVGKVPMAAAADVDAAVAAAREAFDHGPWPSTPPRERAVVIANAVKLMEERKDLFTTLLAAETGQPPTIIETMHWMGSMGALNFFATAAVDQVKWKETRNGSYGQTIVHREPVGVVGAIIAWNVPLFLAVNKLGPALLAGCTVVLKPAAETPLSANALAEVFAEAGLPEGVLSVVPGDVETGRALTANPDIDMFTFTGSSAVGKEVGKRAAELLKPCTLELGGKSAAIILEDVDLAAAIPMMVFSGVMNAGQGCVNQTRILAPRSRYDEIVGAVSTFVQALPVGLPSDPAVQVGPLISEKQRTRVEGYIAKGLEEGARLVCGGGRPEGLDNGFFVQPTVFADVDNKMTIAQEEIFGPVLSIIPYDTEEDAIAIANDSVYGLAGSVWTTDIPKGIEISEKIRTGTYGINWYAFDPGCPFGGYKNSGIGRENGPEGVEHFTQQKSVLMPMGYTVE, via the coding sequence ATGAGCGAGGCAACGAGGGAATACGACAGGCTTTTCATCGGAGGCAAGTGGACCGAACCGTCGACCTCCGAAGTCATCGAGGTGCGCTGTCCGGCCACCGGCGAGTACGTGGGCAAGGTGCCGATGGCGGCGGCGGCCGATGTCGACGCCGCGGTCGCCGCGGCCCGTGAAGCATTCGACCACGGCCCGTGGCCGTCGACGCCGCCACGGGAGCGCGCGGTTGTCATCGCCAACGCGGTCAAGTTGATGGAAGAGCGCAAGGACCTCTTCACCACGCTGCTCGCCGCCGAGACCGGTCAGCCGCCGACCATCATCGAGACGATGCACTGGATGGGTTCGATGGGGGCGCTGAACTTCTTCGCCACCGCCGCTGTGGATCAGGTCAAGTGGAAGGAGACGCGCAACGGCTCCTACGGGCAGACCATCGTCCATCGCGAGCCGGTCGGCGTCGTGGGCGCGATCATCGCATGGAACGTGCCGCTGTTCCTGGCGGTCAACAAGCTGGGTCCCGCGCTGCTGGCCGGCTGCACGGTGGTGCTCAAGCCGGCCGCCGAGACACCGTTGAGCGCGAACGCTTTGGCGGAGGTGTTCGCCGAAGCCGGCCTGCCCGAGGGGGTGCTGTCGGTGGTGCCGGGCGACGTGGAGACCGGACGGGCGCTGACGGCAAACCCCGATATCGACATGTTCACCTTCACTGGCAGCTCGGCCGTCGGCAAGGAGGTCGGCAAGCGCGCCGCGGAACTGCTCAAGCCGTGCACCCTGGAACTCGGCGGCAAATCGGCGGCGATCATCCTCGAGGACGTCGACCTGGCCGCGGCGATTCCGATGATGGTGTTCTCCGGCGTGATGAACGCCGGGCAGGGCTGCGTGAACCAGACACGGATCCTGGCGCCGCGTTCCCGGTATGACGAAATCGTGGGCGCAGTAAGCACATTCGTGCAAGCGCTACCGGTGGGGCTGCCGTCGGATCCGGCCGTCCAGGTCGGGCCGCTGATCTCGGAGAAGCAACGGACCCGCGTCGAGGGCTACATCGCCAAGGGCCTCGAAGAGGGCGCCCGGCTGGTATGCGGAGGCGGCCGTCCCGAGGGCCTGGACAACGGATTCTTCGTGCAGCCCACCGTCTTCGCCGACGTCGACAACAAGATGACGATCGCGCAGGAGGAGATCTTCGGGCCGGTGCTGAGCATCATCCCCTATGACACCGAGGAGGACGCGATCGCGATCGCCAACGATTCGGTGTACGGGCTGGCCGGCAGCGTGTGGACCACCGATATCCCGAAGGGCATCGAGATCTCGGAGAAGATCCGCACCGGCACGTACGGAATCAACTGGTACGCCTTCGATCCCGGCTGCCCGTTCGGCGGCTACAAGAATTCCGGCATCGGCCGCGAGAACGGGCCGGAAGGCGTCGAGCACTTCACCCAGCAGAAGAGCGTCCTGATGCCGATGGGCTATACCGTCGAGTAG
- a CDS encoding PE family protein, with protein sequence MSFVRTYPEHLAAAADNLASIGAALNAGNAAAAGPTTGVVPAAVDEVSILTAAQFAAHGARFQELHARAAQIQAALTAALATSAGSYAETETANAAAAH encoded by the coding sequence ATGTCTTTCGTCCGTACATATCCAGAGCACCTGGCGGCAGCGGCCGACAACCTGGCGTCAATTGGTGCGGCCTTGAACGCTGGCAACGCGGCGGCCGCTGGCCCCACCACTGGCGTCGTGCCCGCGGCCGTCGACGAGGTGTCGATCCTGACGGCCGCGCAGTTCGCTGCCCACGGTGCCCGGTTCCAGGAATTGCATGCGCGAGCGGCTCAAATCCAGGCGGCGTTGACGGCGGCGTTGGCGACCAGTGCGGGTTCGTACGCAGAGACCGAAACGGCTAACGCGGCCGCGGCGCATTAA
- a CDS encoding PPE family protein encodes MVDYGLLPPEINSARIYAGPGAGSLVTAAAGWSALASDLQAAVAGHRSVITALTSGPWTGPAAAKLLSAVGPFINWLDISAEEAAQAASQANAAATAYETAFLASVPPPLIAANRALLAELVATNLLGQNTPAIGTTEAEYSEFWAQDSSAMYTYAGNAAAATQLAELPQPTEVVNLGGLADQAVAVFKAQHAAMGSIVGGMMGEINPRVSEVLKTLSAPINGAAMDAWLIANTPLDDIVPLYSKYWSPYVNSLAAMIQSTQTIGQNSSGWSGVASLCNTLFKPAAPAAAKAAEGAASAAGAAATATGQAAGNLGSSAGGVAAGLGKAVGIGGLSAPASWIPWHATTNPGVASAVSAAAEGTNGFPMAPPLGQFVNGGGFGRNQPTYGFKPSVIAKPPAAG; translated from the coding sequence ATGGTGGACTACGGATTGTTGCCGCCCGAAATCAACTCGGCGCGGATTTACGCTGGCCCCGGCGCCGGTTCGTTGGTGACCGCGGCGGCGGGATGGAGCGCGCTGGCTTCTGATTTGCAGGCCGCCGTGGCGGGTCATCGGTCGGTGATTACCGCGCTGACCAGCGGCCCGTGGACGGGGCCAGCGGCGGCCAAGCTGCTTTCTGCGGTAGGTCCGTTCATCAACTGGCTGGACATCAGTGCCGAGGAGGCCGCACAGGCAGCGAGTCAGGCGAACGCGGCTGCAACCGCCTACGAGACGGCGTTCCTGGCTTCGGTCCCCCCGCCGCTGATCGCGGCCAACCGCGCGCTGCTGGCGGAGTTGGTCGCGACCAACCTGCTCGGTCAAAACACCCCGGCAATCGGGACAACCGAGGCCGAGTACTCCGAATTCTGGGCTCAGGATTCGAGCGCGATGTATACCTATGCGGGCAACGCCGCGGCGGCGACCCAGTTGGCGGAGTTGCCGCAGCCGACCGAAGTGGTGAACCTCGGCGGGCTGGCCGACCAGGCCGTCGCGGTCTTCAAGGCACAACATGCCGCCATGGGGAGCATCGTGGGCGGCATGATGGGCGAGATCAACCCGCGAGTCAGCGAGGTGTTGAAGACCCTGTCTGCGCCAATCAACGGTGCGGCGATGGATGCGTGGCTTATCGCCAACACCCCGTTGGACGACATCGTCCCGCTCTACAGCAAGTACTGGTCCCCGTACGTCAATTCGCTCGCGGCCATGATTCAGTCGACGCAAACGATCGGGCAGAACAGCAGCGGCTGGTCGGGCGTCGCCAGCCTTTGCAACACTCTTTTCAAGCCTGCGGCCCCGGCGGCGGCTAAGGCGGCCGAAGGCGCCGCGTCGGCGGCCGGAGCGGCCGCGACCGCAACCGGGCAGGCTGCGGGCAACCTCGGGTCAAGCGCGGGTGGAGTGGCGGCGGGCCTGGGTAAGGCGGTTGGGATTGGCGGCTTGTCGGCGCCTGCCAGCTGGATCCCATGGCACGCCACCACCAATCCGGGAGTCGCCAGCGCGGTTTCGGCCGCCGCCGAAGGCACCAACGGGTTTCCGATGGCCCCGCCGCTCGGGCAATTCGTCAATGGCGGCGGCTTCGGCCGTAACCAGCCCACGTACGGGTTCAAGCCCTCGGTCATCGCGAAGCCGCCGGCCGCCGGTTAA
- a CDS encoding PPE family protein has product MLDYALLPPEVNSARIYAGPGAGPMLAAATAWGGLAADLQAAAAGHRVVMSELTSGPWLGPASASALAAVSPFIIWLESSAEEAEQAASQAFAAAAAYEAAFAATVPPPVIAANRALLAVLVATNFFGQNTPAIAATEALYMEFWAQDAGAMYAYADSSAAATQLAELPEPAEVVDPGGLADQAIAVFKSQVNNVYSSVMQVASQVDARVSDLLKTLSSPINGAAIDRWIVANTPFDEIVPLYSKYISPYMNSVAFTLQNTLFVGDETAGFAKLGNLANTLATDAQAAEQAAQAAASAAASAGPTVGGNVSGVAAGLGKAVPLGGLSAPASWTTSINASTAPGVATLTNATTAVPAAAQAANGTPLAPPFGQFINGGRGRKLPSYGFRLTFMTKPPAAG; this is encoded by the coding sequence ATGCTTGATTATGCGTTGTTGCCTCCCGAGGTCAACTCGGCGCGCATATACGCCGGTCCGGGGGCAGGTCCGATGCTGGCCGCCGCGACGGCATGGGGTGGACTGGCGGCCGACTTGCAGGCCGCCGCGGCGGGTCATCGGGTGGTGATGTCCGAGCTGACCAGCGGTCCGTGGCTGGGGCCGGCGTCGGCATCGGCGCTTGCGGCGGTCAGTCCTTTCATTATCTGGCTGGAGAGCAGCGCCGAGGAGGCCGAGCAGGCCGCCAGCCAGGCGTTCGCGGCCGCGGCCGCCTATGAGGCGGCGTTCGCGGCTACGGTCCCTCCGCCGGTGATCGCGGCCAACCGCGCACTGCTGGCGGTGTTGGTGGCGACCAACTTCTTCGGCCAAAACACCCCGGCGATCGCGGCGACGGAAGCCCTGTACATGGAATTCTGGGCTCAGGATGCGGGCGCGATGTATGCCTACGCCGACAGCTCGGCGGCGGCGACCCAGTTAGCGGAGTTGCCCGAGCCGGCCGAAGTCGTGGACCCCGGGGGGCTGGCCGATCAGGCGATCGCGGTCTTCAAGTCCCAGGTCAACAACGTCTACAGCAGCGTCATGCAGGTGGCATCGCAGGTCGACGCCCGGGTGTCCGACCTGCTCAAGACGCTGTCGTCACCGATCAACGGCGCCGCGATCGACCGATGGATCGTTGCCAATACCCCGTTCGACGAGATCGTCCCGCTCTACAGCAAATACATCTCGCCGTACATGAACTCGGTAGCATTCACGCTTCAAAACACGCTCTTCGTTGGTGACGAAACCGCCGGCTTCGCCAAGCTCGGCAATCTTGCGAATACTCTGGCCACCGATGCGCAGGCGGCCGAGCAGGCGGCGCAGGCCGCAGCGTCTGCCGCGGCCAGCGCCGGGCCCACCGTCGGGGGCAACGTCAGCGGCGTGGCCGCGGGCCTGGGTAAGGCGGTTCCCCTCGGGGGGTTGTCTGCGCCAGCAAGCTGGACCACGTCGATCAACGCCTCAACCGCACCCGGCGTAGCAACGTTGACCAACGCCACCACCGCGGTTCCGGCCGCCGCACAAGCCGCCAACGGCACTCCGCTGGCCCCACCGTTTGGGCAGTTCATCAACGGCGGCAGAGGCCGAAAGCTGCCCTCGTACGGGTTCAGGCTGACGTTCATGACGAAACCACCGGCCGCCGGCTAG
- a CDS encoding class I adenylate-forming enzyme family protein: MSISLLLEMAASTNPNRTAVVSGDLRLTTQQLSDLADGGAGVIAGSNARHVVYVGTGGAMLPLLIFASARAGLAFTPINYRLSADGIGALIQRLPEPLVIADGRYRELLSATSERLMVAADFLTAARGTDPVTKSADPDSVAIVLFTSGTTSAPKAVELSHHNLMSYITGTVEFNSAGTGDAALICVPPYHIAGVGAALSNLYAGRRMVYLPNFDAREWVRVANAERVTTATVVPTMLDRIVSVLETGRHELPHLRNLAYGGSKVGLPLVRRALDLLPDVGFVNAYGLTETSSTIAVLTPDDHRTAQAAAGGGQDALARRLGSVGRPLPGIEVQIRDDRGTVLGPGETGELYVRGEQVSGRYIGIGSVLDENGWFPTKDIATLDEDGYLFIGGRSDDTIIRGGENIAPAELEDVLIEHPDVRDVAVVGVDDPQWGQAIVAVVVPKPGVEPDPEELREHVRNSLRGSRTPDRVVFRDQLPTTATGKVVRRKIIEKLEGLHA; the protein is encoded by the coding sequence ATGAGCATTTCGTTGCTGCTCGAGATGGCGGCGTCGACCAACCCCAATCGCACGGCCGTCGTGTCCGGTGACCTGCGGTTGACGACGCAGCAGCTCAGCGATCTCGCCGACGGCGGGGCGGGAGTGATCGCGGGCTCGAATGCCCGCCATGTCGTGTATGTCGGCACCGGCGGCGCGATGCTGCCGCTGCTGATCTTCGCGTCAGCGCGGGCCGGGCTGGCCTTTACGCCGATCAATTACCGGCTGTCCGCCGATGGCATCGGAGCGCTGATCCAGCGGCTGCCGGAGCCCCTGGTGATCGCCGACGGGCGCTACCGCGAGTTGCTCTCAGCTACGTCCGAACGGCTGATGGTCGCCGCCGATTTCCTGACGGCCGCGCGCGGCACCGATCCGGTCACGAAGTCCGCCGATCCGGATTCCGTTGCTATCGTGCTGTTCACCTCGGGCACGACGTCGGCGCCCAAGGCCGTGGAGCTCTCGCACCACAACCTGATGAGCTACATCACCGGCACCGTCGAATTCAACTCGGCCGGCACAGGCGACGCCGCGCTGATCTGCGTGCCGCCCTACCACATCGCCGGGGTCGGCGCCGCGCTGTCGAACCTTTATGCCGGCCGCAGGATGGTCTACCTGCCGAACTTCGACGCGCGGGAATGGGTGCGGGTCGCCAACGCCGAGCGGGTGACCACCGCGACGGTGGTGCCCACCATGCTGGACCGCATCGTCTCCGTGCTGGAGACGGGCCGTCATGAGCTGCCGCACCTGCGCAACCTGGCCTATGGCGGCTCGAAGGTGGGCCTGCCGCTGGTGCGCCGGGCGCTGGACCTGCTGCCGGATGTCGGCTTTGTCAACGCCTACGGCCTGACCGAGACGAGCTCGACGATCGCGGTGCTGACCCCCGACGACCACCGCACCGCGCAGGCGGCAGCGGGTGGCGGCCAGGATGCGCTCGCCAGGCGGTTGGGATCGGTCGGACGGCCGCTGCCCGGCATCGAGGTGCAGATCCGCGACGACCGCGGCACCGTGCTGGGCCCGGGTGAGACCGGTGAGCTGTATGTGCGCGGCGAGCAGGTGTCCGGCCGATACATCGGGATCGGCTCGGTGCTCGACGAAAACGGTTGGTTCCCAACCAAAGACATCGCCACCCTCGACGAAGACGGTTACTTGTTCATCGGCGGACGCAGCGACGACACCATCATCCGCGGCGGTGAGAACATCGCACCGGCCGAGCTGGAGGACGTGCTGATCGAGCACCCGGATGTGCGCGACGTCGCCGTGGTCGGCGTCGACGATCCGCAGTGGGGTCAGGCGATCGTCGCCGTGGTGGTGCCGAAGCCTGGCGTCGAACCCGACCCCGAGGAACTGCGCGAGCATGTCCGCAACAGCTTGCGGGGCTCGCGCACCCCCGACCGGGTAGTGTTTCGCGACCAACTGCCGACCACGGCCACTGGCAAAGTTGTTCGTAGGAAGATCATCGAGAAGCTAGAAGGACTGCACGCATGA
- a CDS encoding methyltransferase family protein — translation MMTYTREQQLWWRHLISVLVAPVTVTLVIPALIVAATGERGPDLNSPAGIGLVTVGGLLIAGGLGLLVWTVVLFDRWGEGTLGVGELLGEPVHLVVHGPYRHMRNPMISAVLCILLGEAAVMASGWLLGWVAIFLALRLTVIRFWEEPHLVRRYGNEYVEYRRHVPRWFPRISARR, via the coding sequence ATGATGACTTACACACGCGAACAACAACTGTGGTGGCGCCACTTGATCTCTGTCCTGGTCGCTCCCGTCACGGTGACGCTCGTCATCCCCGCGCTGATCGTGGCGGCGACCGGCGAGCGGGGGCCGGACCTGAACTCGCCGGCCGGCATCGGACTGGTGACGGTCGGCGGCCTGCTGATCGCGGGCGGCTTGGGCCTGCTGGTCTGGACGGTGGTGCTCTTCGACCGATGGGGCGAGGGCACGCTTGGCGTGGGTGAACTGCTCGGCGAGCCGGTGCATCTGGTCGTGCACGGCCCGTACCGGCACATGCGCAACCCGATGATCAGCGCGGTGTTGTGCATCCTGCTCGGGGAGGCCGCGGTCATGGCGTCGGGTTGGCTGCTGGGATGGGTCGCGATCTTCTTGGCGCTCCGGTTGACCGTCATCCGGTTCTGGGAAGAGCCCCATCTGGTGCGGCGCTATGGCAACGAATACGTCGAATACCGGCGCCACGTCCCACGCTGGTTCCCCCGAATCTCTGCCCGGCGGTAA